TGTATGTAAAAAAACAGGGGAACTTACTGATCTTTTGGTTTTACATGATTCTTCAATTCTGGTTTATTCTTTCATGTTAGATCTTCATACATTCAATCTTATGTAGTAAGTAAATCAGAGTataaattaaggaaaaattgtAAAGTTGTCCGAATGTCCTTGTTAGTTGCTTACTGAACACAAGACAGGAACTTGATCATATTCAGTATCATACTTAGGTTTGCAGAAATAATCTTTGAGTTaactttaaaagaaagagaaagatggGTGTTAGGAGAACATTCTTTTATGCAAAAATCTGTTTTCATCTGTGCTAAAGCCAAGAACTATATGATCTGGTGCTGTACTATGAGTAGAAGCTGAATTTGTACTCATGTGTAGTGACATAGAGAATGGCGGAGAGAAATGATGAAGCTGCAGCAGAGGAAATGAATCTTGTGGACACAGCTCCAAAAGTTGAAGAGGCTGAGAATTTGTCGAATGGAGACTCAAAAGGTGTCGATATATGTGAGGAAAACCAAATGCCATCCCAGCAGCAGGAGGTATATCCAAAAAAGTCTTATTGAAGTCCCATAGATATTTCTTATGTTGGTTAGGTAAAAAATGGCCTCAATTCGTGAAGCCTGAATCTGTAGATTGATTGTTGTCAGTCAATTTGGAAGCATAATATCCCGATTTTGGTTTCGttcttcttttgatttttggcAATAACACAGGCACCCTCTTTTGGCAGGAGGAGATCATCAAGAAAAAGTATGGTGGCTTAGTACCAAAGAAGCCCCCATTAATCTCCAAGGTAACTACATTGTTGCTcattctcaaatttttcagAGAAGACCTAATGCTATGTTTGGATCAAGGGCTTTTTTAGTAAGGAAACACTAAGGAAAAAATGTTTCCGTACTCcaaataatacaatataatgCTTTGTTTAGACTGCTTCTCCCTTTCCCTGTACCTACTTATCACTAAAACTCTGAGATCCAAACACACCTGGAGACTTCAGCCACTTACAGCTGCTACTTTCCGATTTTCTCATGTGGCCAGGACAACGAACGTGCTTTTTTCGATTCTGCTGATTGGGCTTTGGGAAAGGTAAGTAACTCTTTCTACTTGACTTAACAGAAAACCTGTGATTGGATGTTGAATGTCAATACCGTCATGGATTGTGCCCGTTTGTATGAGTCAGGCAGGGGCACAGAAGAGCAAAGGACCACTAGAAGCTCTTCGCCCTAAATTGCAGGTATCTGATGTTCTCCCTGTACATCTTTTACAATGTTCATTTCACTTCGGATTGTGTTTTAAGTGGAGAATATCAAGGCATGCCATGGCTTTCCCCAGGCATCAAGTTCTATAAAGATTAAAAGGGTACTCTAActataatctaatttatagCAAAGAGTTCTTGAGGGTGTAATAATTTCACGAAATGAAACGAATTATGGAAGTTTGGCGTGTTTGATTGAACCTTAAGAAGGGAGAAGAAACAAGAATGTGGATCTATGgatgtttaataaatttattcgtGAAAATCTTGACAGCCCACACCACATCAGCAAGTACGCTCCCGATCAGCGTATGCACCTGcagataatgatgatgatgatggaggTAAGAATGCTTAATGGCAAGTTTCTATAAACTGATGCTTACACTCACATTTTCTTTACAATAACTTGACAACTTTTACTTGCCTCGCTCAGATAGTTGCAACTCCGATAATTTGAACTCTGCTGAAAATCAAGGCAGTACTTTGGATGGCAGCATCGAGAGCCACAGCCATTCTTCCCAGAATCAGGACCACCAAATCTGATTTTCCGTCTGAGTTAACAAAAACAATGTAAACTTCTTCTATTCAAAGTTATGCATGTTGTAGCGTTATGGTTTGATGTCATAAACGAATTGCTCCGTATCCACTTATTTAAGACAATTTTCTATGATTTCTGTTGCATCCAAGACTCAAAGCATGAAGGTATAAGGAAAGCAGAGGAAAGTGAATAAGTTTGTGCATCTTGTTTCATCTTCAAGTTATAATCCTGGAAATATCATATGCCGCTGGCTCATAATTCTAATCCAAATGAAGTTGTTGGGATTGGAATGTCCAAGTAAGGTAGTCTTTGCCACTTTCATTTTAGGACAGCAGGCCCAACCTAGGATGATATAGGggggaatttatttaaaaaatgctggaacaaaaaaaaataaaaaagtaatatattttggaaaaatttagaaaaataagtggcaccgcggttaccgcggtgccacaattttttatttaaaaaaaaattctctatatcaccgcggtgacattgttttttttaaaaaaaaaatttaatgtgtTACCGCCGTTCAAAAACAcggtgacaatttttttttttaaaaaattattttatttcatgacAAATTGTTGTCAATTACTCGTTAAAATTTCGACACCATCATAGCGAGTTGTCAACCATCAAACATACCGTTCGACTCCCCTTGATGAGACGAACATTTCcccacaaacaatttcaaattttatcaatcgtaaataatgaatttttagcacGACCACCGTACCTTTCGGCCGTCGATTCACCGCCACCGGAGCGACCCACGATCATGGACCACCACCACTGGACTCGCCTCGACCTAACGGttctaacgagaccaacctagttcaattttattaaatatttgttgagatatgaaaatttgaagatttttccATCGAAAATTCGCACTGAAGCTGTTTGCTGCCATTTCTCCACCGTCAGGACGAATCACAGATTAAGACCATAGCCGTTCGAATCCTGTCGTCTAGACGATTCCAACAAGACCagtcttgctcaatttcatcaagtatttgtttgttcaattaaaatacatatgttgtaaaatagttataattttattaaattctatttattaattaataatactatttataaaaataattaattaataatactatttagaCCAGTCTTGcccaatttcatcaagtatttgttgagatttgaaaatttgaagatttttccaccaaaaattCGCTGAAACTGTTTGccaaatcattttctttttgtttgttcaattaaaatacatatgttttaaaatatttataattttattaaattctatttaattaattacaaataatattattaattattaattaattataaatagtattattaattaattaaataaaattataactattttgaaacatatgaattttaattgaacaaacaaatacttgatgaaattgagcaaaaCTGGTCTTGTTGGAATCGTTGGGACGATAGAATTCGAATTGCTATGGTCTCAATCTGTGATTCGTCCTGATGATGGAGAAATGGTAGCAAACAGCTTTAGCGCGAATTTTCggtggaaaaattttaaaattttcatatctcgacaaatatttaataaaattgaactaggtTGGTCTTGTTAGAACTGTTAGTTCGAGACGAGTCCAGTGGTGGTGGTCTGTGATCGTGGGTCGCTCCGGTGGCGACGAATCAACGATCGAAAGGTGCGGTGGTTgtgctaaaaattcattatttatgattgataaaacttgaaattgtttgtgAGGAAATGTTGGTCTCATCAAGGGGAGTCGAACggtatatttgatggttgACAACTCACCATGATGATGTCGAAATTTTAACGAGAAGTTGGCAGCAATTCATCGttggaataaaataattttttttgttttaaaaaaaattgtcacctaatttttttttttaataactatgtcaccgcggtgacatagagaatcttttttttaaaataaaaaattgtggcaccgcCGCGAGTAACCGTAGTGCCacttacttttttaaatttttttaaaatacattacttttctaatttttttttctacattttttaaataaattccccTAATGATGTAGGACTACGATTCAACTGTCAATCGTTTAAAGGCCGTACCATTCCTAGGATATGGACATTGGTAGACCAAACCCCTACTCGTTGACAGGCCTAATACCATCGTTGACAGGCCTAATACCATCGTTGTTCTGGTACAGGCCCGATGGGTTGGTATGAGGTTGGACTGGGGATTTCGGATTTTGGATAGTGTGCTGACGTGCTTAAGGAGAAGGCTATTTAATCCAAACCCtgcaaaaataagtatttgcAAGTGTGCCCTGGACAACTTAGGCCTATGTACGAATTGTGTGATTGAAGATACATAGAGATAGATGTTCCAGTAACAGTAGTCTTCACATTTACATTtgccttaaaaaaaaaaaaaagcactaATTTTTCAACGTCATTAAATgtcgtaaaataaaataatgttaaaatttaataaacaatattataatattcacTCAATTCTTTCATAAAGTTATTGAGTAGAATTATGGATACCAAATAAATGTAATGCAAATGAAATTCGGCCAAAATTGAAGTTTCGGTGGGGCATTGCAGCTTTGTCCAAATTTATGTGATACTGTTTGCATCCCCATAGGACAATTGAAAGTTGAAACATCAACGTGAAAATGGCAGAAACAGATGTTTTCATGTGCCTGAACGTCAGCTTCCCTATGCAACACCAAATTGTTGATAGTCACCgttcatgtctttttttttttttcttttcttttttaggtaTGCAATTCAATACATGATTCAACATTTAAATGCAATATactaataattcaaattaataaatacattcaaactagataaagaaagaaaaattattataatagaaaagggtaaatatcatttttggtccctcaACTATACcatttatccaaatttaatCTCTCATATTTTCCCCTCATCAGACTTAGTCCTTCAACTGCAtaaatttcaacaattttggtcccttCTGTTATTTAACCGTTAGTTTTAACGGattgttcaaaaaaaaaaattctctattaCCATAAGAACTCAAAACTGTGACCTTGCAGAACGAAATAAGTAGTCTCACAACTCCACCATATACAACTCTTAGTTATTTTACTATATGTGATATTACTTAtacataaatgtaaaatattatacatatagtaaaacaaaaaatcatgttAAAAAACATCTCAAGTCATGCTGAAAAATCTCGAAATCAATCAATATCGATCAACGATATCTTATATATCctgataacaaaaattaaaatgtaatcAATCAGAATGACACAAACACCAAACAATATCATAAATCacaacatataaataaatacataaaagtgATGtcatcaaatacaaaaaaaagaatctcaaaaatattatgaacaTCAGTCAAaacatcattcaaaaataattttatgtgttgtgatttatgaaattatttggcatttatgttattttggtttgttgtattgtactttttgtttttaggaTATATAGGATGACAATTATTGATATTGGTTAATTTTGAGATATTTCTTAAcatctttttttatcttacagttatgtataattaatatttcattttgtaaATATCAAATGGTGTACTTGGTGGAGTGGTGAAGCTACTTAATTCTTCATGCAAGGTCATGGTTTTGAGTTCTTATGTTAgcaaaaaagtatatatatatttttttacaaatccGTGAAAACTAACCGATAGGTAAAGAaagggaccaaaattgatgaaatctaTAAACTTGAGGGACTAACTTTGAGGGGAAACATGAGGGACTAAATCTGGATAAATGACATAGTTAagagaccaaaagtgatattaatttaccctaatagcAAACATACAACCACATTCATGAGGTTTTTGGCATACAGTTATTTTAAAGTCAACATTACATTTTCTATCATGTAATGATAGGTTTTAGTCATTTTGATTCTATAACTTACtctatttatacatttagttatttttcttgataaatttaatcttGAACATCTAACATTTAGTTCGTATCTAGCAAATTTTGGTcatgtttgataattttagtccgctcATACTGAAAtagatttcattttttgtcctatcaCTATCAGTCGTTagcattaaaattatcatcaaaagattaaatttgtcaaaaaaaaaaaagtaccaaatggaatattttcatgacataattcttgaaaacaaaaaataaaaaaaaaaaaatgtgtagaTGAAGTACCTATAGTTACATGactcaaaaatataatttttcacattctaaattaaaatttgaaaatgatgataatatatatgtataacaGAAAGTTGGATGGGGAGAGTGCTAGGTAGGGCTGAccacatttatataattttagccaTAAAAGAGATATCCTATATATGCCGACCATCACAATTCTTGGCTCATGAGGGCTCTGTTTCTACATTTGTGGATTACAATTACTAAGGAGGTGTTCACAAGCTCCTCTAATCATGCATGCAAGAAAATGTGTTGTGCAACCTTTGGTCCAACATCCTACATTTATAAGTCAATGACTCACCCAAAATACTGATGCTACCACTATTGCAATTAATATGCCTTTCCTAATTAATGCCCCAATAGTGTTGCAACTACTACTAGGTACCTCCCAAAACTTTATAACATATTTCTcattattacaaatttcatcatatagaatttaaattattagttagAAACTTTGAGGTTCAATGTCCTTATCCAACTAATATCAACTGAAGCGGGAGCATTACGTTCTTCCTCATTCGACCCGTTCACATTCATATAGGGTGTGACTCCTGAGGCTGATTCTATCTCAAATACTCACATACAGaattaactttataaatatcGTTAATTAGAGTTTTTTGTTGTCACAAACCGAATTCGTGTGTAAAATAGAGAGACTAGGTTGTGATGTTGATTTGGTTGGGAGGATGGtgataaaagaaagagattGATTCATGTGCTCAATGGGTCCATGATGATAATAATGTGTTAATCTATATACATCcaacaaagaaaatagaagaaacaacattaaaattgACTCTTCTTACACATGAGACTGCATGTAACCATTTCATCTTTAATTCCTTTCTTGAGGTCACTTTTTCATCCATGTGCGTTGTCTGACTTTCTTAAAGTGAAGTCGCGAGACACTAATTAGGCCTAAAAAGTGCTACCCAAACTTTCTTAAAGGAAATGGacctttttatttcaaatgttttaaaaatgcGCCTTTCCTATTTACCTCATTTATCTCTTAATATATGGAAATTCTGATCCAGACACGCATCTTTATTTGCTGTGAATTAACTTAACAgacaattatatatgataacCAGATTGCATTAACAGAAATGTCTATGCATTAGAATCAATAATGACTAGTCTTtggtcatattaaatttaacctCGTATTTATTGGGtggtgaaattaatttgaaataaaagatgaattACACAGTTTAGAGTGAAATGAGGAGCATGTGCATGTGCATGAGCTggcttgtttttttttttttattttgttgcatGACTAATGACTACtgcatttttgtcattttgatAGACTAGGACTTAGGACTTAGGACCTAGGACCCGCGACGCCCAGTTGTTATCCACCATTACCGTCTAAAACAATATcactatatttgttttcatttccaacttattttcaaaatgagtcaaaacatactcaatgtttgctatcattcaaaaacaccttatttaggtgtttttaactgttttagcataaaaacatatatatatatatatatatatacacacatatatacataaatatgtataaaaaaggcatgattcgacaatgaatagtaatttttgtctctcaaaatacaacattaaacatataatacttattttaaattatctccaaagacatgatttgacaatgaatagtaatttttgtctcccaaaacacaacattaaatatataatacttattttaaattatctccaaaaacaaatccaaacatacatactatctctaacacacacttgtttatctttgtttttctctctctatttccacaaaacactcaaaaaaacgaatccaaacattatgtatatgttgttatttttttttctttttgtctgcAACCTTAAATTAAGGAgcacaataatttaattataaccaTAATTTTCtcctaagaaagaaaaacacgACTGCAGAATATTtctaaggataaattaatatgttttcaatatcaagaaattacatatttgagttttttttaattatgtaaaaaaactattaataaatcaatttgtaGACAATCTTGTAAGTAATTTATAGTAGAATGTAGTATGTCTCCATCCACAATAGTAGACTAAAGTCTTaacattctttttctttcttttcttctgaaGCAGTAGGTAGGTaactacataattatattaatatctcaATAAATTGAGCGATATCGATTCAATCAATGcatcaatataactaaaatcaaccaatcaaattacaataaactcatGATATTAATCACAATTTAATACATTCTATTTTAATCACATCACTCGAAATAAAGATGGGCTAAtgcttttaattaataataaagagaTTAGGGTGGTGGTGATGGACGTGGTCAAgcatattatgaaatattagcAGCCATTCCTTTGATTCTCCCTTTTGGAGTTGGTCGTCGTCTCTTTTGTGCTGTTCTTATTCTCAAAACAGTTGTTGATTAATGATTGTTAAGACATAACACTACTTTCTTTATGCGCATGCTCTACActtattttaactatttttttctatacaaattaattgaaattacatttagagggagagagagatcaaaaaataaagtaatggTGAGCGTGAATGGATTCACGTGGAACCCTTATCAACTTTCTTTGAGCAAATGATTAGTGATCTGAGTcttaatataagtataaaagaTCGAGGTTGTTATATCAATTATGATTGTACGTACTGGAAAACGATCGTTTACACAATTGTGGCCGACAACCAAATTTTGTCggattttaaatattgattggAAATTGTAtatagttttcattttttgaggATAATTCACTTTAATTAAGTATTTGGGACGAAAAcattttcttattgttttatatatcATGGACTTAGTTTATGCTTTTATTATCTCTCTAAATCCATGTATGTTTGAGTTCTGGacatgtaaaatatttattttattttatatgaatcattataatttatttattatatcgattgaattaatatattcagtTTATCGAAATGTTGATATAGTTATGCATATAATTACATActacttcaaaaaataataacgtTGATTAATGGCTCCAAATGACAAATTCGAGTAATTAAAGTCGAGATTTGAATTAGATCGAAGT
The window above is part of the Sesamum indicum cultivar Zhongzhi No. 13 linkage group LG2, S_indicum_v1.0, whole genome shotgun sequence genome. Proteins encoded here:
- the LOC105156528 gene encoding uncharacterized protein LOC105156528, with product MAERNDEAAAEEMNLVDTAPKVEEAENLSNGDSKGVDICEENQMPSQQQEEEIIKKKYGGLVPKKPPLISKDNERAFFDSADWALGKAGAQKSKGPLEALRPKLQPTPHQQVRSRSAYAPADNDDDDGDSCNSDNLNSAENQGSTLDGSIESHSHSSQNQDHQI